One Misgurnus anguillicaudatus chromosome 19, ASM2758022v2, whole genome shotgun sequence genomic region harbors:
- the ramp2 gene encoding receptor activity-modifying protein 2 isoform X1 — protein MAHIPALKPAGTLLFWVCLSLMVTTLQSLLPNGQKHTVRQTASTPPTAVLTTTNTTADLGHGERKIYGCGEKAICEGYCSICVNNSHWSTQECYENLVGWCLYVFHEDMDSINSTDWCSLEKVKSAYNNFTLCTETFADCLLLPWPNQFVEGQFVAIHGTYFETCPTEALRDPPPSIVLALVMTPICLIPVMVVLVVFKTKNGDRRS, from the exons ATGGCCCACATACCAGCTCTAAAACCAGCGGGGACTCTTCTGTTTTGGG TATGTCTGAGTCTAATGGTCACAACTCTGCAATCGCTGCTACCCAATGGACAGAAACACACTGTG AGGCAAACTGCTTCAACCCCACCGACAGCAGTTCTAACCACAACAAACACCACAGCAG aTCTTGGCCATGGAGAGAGAAAAATATATG GCTGTGGTGAAAAGGCGATCTGTGAAGGTTACTGTTCAATATGTGTGAACAACAGTCACTGGAGCACACAGGAATGCTATGAAAACCTGGTTGGCTGGTGTCTATATGTTTTTCATGAAGATATGGATTCCATAAACAGTACAGACTGGTGTTCTTTGGAAAAAGTAAAGAG CGCCTACAACAATTTCACTTTGTGTACCGAGACCTTTGCTGACTGTTTGCTGCTTCCCTGGCCTAACCAATTTGTTGAAGGACAATTCGTAGCAATCCACGGCAcctattttgaaacatgtccCACAGAGGCGCTCCGAGACCCCCCTCCAAGCATCGTCCTGGCCCTAGTCATGACCCCCATATGCCTCATCCCTGTTATGGTGGTTTTAGTTGTTTTCAAGACCAAAAATGGAGACAGGAGGTCCTAG
- the ramp2 gene encoding receptor activity-modifying protein 2 isoform X2, which produces MIASLSFFGVLLSFLCDLGHGERKIYGCGEKAICEGYCSICVNNSHWSTQECYENLVGWCLYVFHEDMDSINSTDWCSLEKVKSAYNNFTLCTETFADCLLLPWPNQFVEGQFVAIHGTYFETCPTEALRDPPPSIVLALVMTPICLIPVMVVLVVFKTKNGDRRS; this is translated from the exons ATGATTGCATCGTTGAGCTTCTTTGGCGTCTTGCTTTCTTTTCTCTGTG aTCTTGGCCATGGAGAGAGAAAAATATATG GCTGTGGTGAAAAGGCGATCTGTGAAGGTTACTGTTCAATATGTGTGAACAACAGTCACTGGAGCACACAGGAATGCTATGAAAACCTGGTTGGCTGGTGTCTATATGTTTTTCATGAAGATATGGATTCCATAAACAGTACAGACTGGTGTTCTTTGGAAAAAGTAAAGAG CGCCTACAACAATTTCACTTTGTGTACCGAGACCTTTGCTGACTGTTTGCTGCTTCCCTGGCCTAACCAATTTGTTGAAGGACAATTCGTAGCAATCCACGGCAcctattttgaaacatgtccCACAGAGGCGCTCCGAGACCCCCCTCCAAGCATCGTCCTGGCCCTAGTCATGACCCCCATATGCCTCATCCCTGTTATGGTGGTTTTAGTTGTTTTCAAGACCAAAAATGGAGACAGGAGGTCCTAG